The sequence below is a genomic window from Ovis canadensis isolate MfBH-ARS-UI-01 breed Bighorn chromosome 1, ARS-UI_OviCan_v2, whole genome shotgun sequence.
ctctctctctcttcttctctctctttccctctctctgctctttactttaatttcgcggaggctcgccaggtctacttacttgccctggctgttaagacccgcgcggaAGGGAGCttaaggtgaggcacccttagatattcaagcgggcgccggtggcccaacgtagatggtgcaaattccttgtctggaattttattggtcttccgcgtaaaccaagctattcagccctcttcctccacttaatcttcttactacactatagtttcttaatctaagattatatcaatcaataaacaagtctttccacgccaacgccgtccacccttcgaattccctggatccaccggggctggaccccggcagggaaTAAGATTCACAGAAATGTTGGACAGGAAAACAATATCTCCCTTTAAAAGTCATGATGGTGTTGACAATTGGCTATCAGAAGCAAAAGGAAGCTGAATCTCTTGCATTATTTACGCTTCTCATATTATACTTAAGATGTGCCTCTGTATTCTAAGTAAACATGAGctttttcttgtgtttatatGTGATACAGACAGATTCTATCAGATGAAAAATCAAACAACTGGAAGTTGGAAACTTCCAGGACAAAATAAAGATAAGAGTAAAAATGAGACAGAATGAGGAAGAGGAAATAGAAGTAATAAGTCAGAATAGTGTTGGCAAATCCCTTCAGGGTGGGAATGGTTAAACTTGTGTCTCAGCAATGTCAAACAAAGAGCCGAGAAAACCTTTCATCCTGAGCTGGTGTTAGAAAACTGTGAACTATACAGAAGTCATCTGTTTCCTCAATGACTCACATTTGTTTGAGAGGAAATGCTCCTTTGGTCTAGGATGGTACTAAGAaagcaacaaaaacagcaaataagATGGAAAGATGATAGATGGATGTGTAGATaggtagacagatagatagacaaCCCCTTTTGGAAACTTAGTTGTTTTCACATATTCTAATTAAATCAATGGGTTTTTAAAACCTGGATAGTATTTTCCACCCATTATCTCTTGGCCTATTGTTGACTGAAATGGAGGACATTTTGGAAGCAGTAATGCCTCCTACCTAGAATATACTTGGTATGGTTGCTTTCAAGTAGTTTTCATCCTTCAAATGGATTACTTGCAGTAGAATGTGAAGACATGGGATGGAGTCATGTTCAGAATATAAGTGTTAAAATGGTCAGGGGCCAAGCCAATTTTGCATTATGCTAAGGGATGTGAATTTTTATCTTGGGGGCAATAGAGGACTACTGAAAAAATAggagcaaggtggtggcctgttCAGAACTTGATTCAGCAAAATCTTTATGCTTCTCAAATTAAACCTACTCCCCACTCCATGTCTGAGCAATGGCAGGAATGTGGTCATCAACTGAATTTTACTtgctttgaaaatttgaaaaactatCAAGGGGATGGCATGAAAGTCAGGTTTAGTCCCATTCACATGAAGGTTCTTAAAAAGCACCTCTATTCTCCTCTTTTTGAGTCATACTGGAAACAGGAGGCATACGTCATAAATCAGAGACAATATCTATTTCTGGAtccactgttgttgctgttgtttttgtttagttgctagaccatgtctgactctttgcaaccccatggactgtagcccactaggttcctctgtccatggaattacccaggcaagaatactggagtgggttgccattcccttctccaggggatctgggaAGCTTGGATCAGTCACTACAAAACTATTCTAGCCAAGTGCTCCGGAAACCTCACACTCCACATCTAGTAAATGGGAAACTTAAGCCTGATGACTTTGAAACTGTCTTCCAACTCTAAAAAGCTTTTTAGTATCTGGATTTAAGTAATTGCACAGCTAATCCAAAGGGCCACTTTCACACAGTGCCATAaaaatggaatatatattttttgctttgaTAAATGTGATATATTCCAAGCTGCTGTTGAAGAAATAGCTAATGAGTACTTATAAACTAAACATGATTTCATTAGAGAGAAAGGAATTACTCAACATATAATAATTACCAGTAAGTTCAATAATAAGTGTTTCTCCTTGCTTTCTGGatcttagaaataaaaaagcatgGAATCTGAAGGTTTTGCTTAGCATGCCTCTTTTTTAAGAATACTGATGATTTTAGCAGAAATGTAGAAATAATACCTAAACATTTATTTGACTCCAGAAGTCTTTTTTAATACTAAAATTCTTTAACCATGTTAAAGAAAGTTGTCTTAGATTGGCAGAAAATAATAGATTATCTAATATCCAAAGTGTTTTTCAAATGCTCTCCAAAGAAGTGGCGAGGTTCTGGTATTGTCTTCAGTTGTGGcttaacacatatatttatacttcAACATCAGAGTGGCTTTTAAACAGGAAGTTTTCAGCTCTGTAATTAGTAGTCCACAATGGTAGCTTTGATACTTAATTACAACATTGCTTAGACAACAATAACATGAGAAAAATGAACACTGAATGCAGTATTTCTGGACACACCTCTGGCTACTTCTTATTGGCTGGGAAACAGTTCCCTATGACTACTAAATAATCCATACAGAAATGTATGTATGTAGACAGGCAGCATGCATTTACAGCAGATACttccagttaagttcagtcactgcTCTGGATTTGGACTAAAATGTTATGCCCAGTAACAGCGATAGAACATCACCAGAGACTGCCGTAAACTCATAGAGGCCTCTCTGCTCTGAATGGTAAGCAGCTCCCGTTGCAGACTGGATCAATCTTCAGAGCAAAGGCGATGGCATTTTATCCACTGCAAATCGCTGGACTGGTTCTTGGGTTCCTCGGCATGGTCGGGACCCTTACCACAACTCTTCTGCCTCAGTGGAGAGTATCGGCTTTTATTGGCAGCAACATTATTGTCTTCGAAAGGGTCTGGGAAGGCCTCTGGATGAACTGTGTCCGACAAGCCAAGGATAAGTTGCAGTGCAAGGCCTATGATTCTTTGCtggccctccctcctgccctagAGGCTTCCCGGGCCCTCATGTGTGTGGCTGTGGCCCTATCTGTGATTGCTCTGCTTGTCGGCATCTGTGGCATGAAGAAGATTCGGTGCACAGGCTCTAACCCGAGGGCAAAGGCATACCTCGTGGGAATTTCCGGAGTCCTCTTTATCCTGACCGGTATCTTCGTCCTGATTCCAGTGTGCTGGATGGCCAATACCATCATCAGGGATTTCTACAACCCAGCGGTCCATGTAGGTCAGAAACGAGAGCTGGGAGCTTCACTCTTCGTCGGCTGGGCCACTACCGCGGTCCTCATCGTCGGAGGGGCTCTGCTCTGTGGGTTCTGCTGTTGCAACCGAAAGAGGCCAAGGCACAGATATTTAGCCCCTGGGCGTCATGTGCCACATGCACGTAATCCACGACCGACCGTGACGGTGCTCAGTAGGACTTCCACCAGTTATGTCTAACACCTTTCAGGTCCAA
It includes:
- the CLDN17 gene encoding claudin-17, with the translated sequence MAFYPLQIAGLVLGFLGMVGTLTTTLLPQWRVSAFIGSNIIVFERVWEGLWMNCVRQAKDKLQCKAYDSLLALPPALEASRALMCVAVALSVIALLVGICGMKKIRCTGSNPRAKAYLVGISGVLFILTGIFVLIPVCWMANTIIRDFYNPAVHVGQKRELGASLFVGWATTAVLIVGGALLCGFCCCNRKRPRHRYLAPGRHVPHARNPRPTVTVLSRTSTSYV